In Dromiciops gliroides isolate mDroGli1 chromosome 4, mDroGli1.pri, whole genome shotgun sequence, one DNA window encodes the following:
- the RAB29 gene encoding ras-related protein Rab-7L1 isoform X3 — MVRLQLWDIAGQERFTSMTRLYYRDASACVIMFDVTNATTFSNSQRWKQDLDSKLTLPSGEPVPCLLLANKSDLSPWAVTRDQIDRFSKENGFIGWTETSVKENKNVNEAMRVLIEQMVANTREGSISVSSQGDYINLQTASTSGWSCC; from the exons ATGGTGCGGCTCCAGCTATGGGATATTGCAG GCCAGGAGAGATTCACCTCCATGACTCGTCTGTACTATCGGGATGCCTCAGCCTGTGTCATTATGTTTGATGTCACCAATGCCACCACCTTCAGTAACAGCCAGAGGTGGAAGCAAGACTTGGACTCTAAGCTCACACTGCCCAGTGGGGAGCCTGTGCCCTGCCTGTTATTAGCCAACAAG AGTGATCTATCCCCATGGGCAGTGACTAGGGACCAGATTGACCGGTTCAGCAAAGAGAATGGTTTCATTGGCTGGACCGAGACATCAGTCAAGGAGAACAAAAACGTTAATGAAGCTATGAG AGTCCTTATTGAACAGATGGTGGCCAATACCAGGGAAGGCAGCATATCTGTGTCCTCGCAAGGTGACTACATCAATCTGCAAACAGCATCCACATCTGGCTGGTCCTGCTGTTAA
- the RAB29 gene encoding ras-related protein Rab-7L1 isoform X1 — protein MGSRDYLFKVLVVGDAAVGKTSLVQRYSQDSFSKHYKSTVGVDFALKVVQWSDSEMVRLQLWDIAGQERFTSMTRLYYRDASACVIMFDVTNATTFSNSQRWKQDLDSKLTLPSGEPVPCLLLANKSDLSPWAVTRDQIDRFSKENGFIGWTETSVKENKNVNEAMRVLIEQMVANTREGSISVSSQGDYINLQTASTSGWSCC, from the exons ATGGGCAGCCGAGACTACCTGTTCAAGGTGCTGGTGGTGGGAGACGCCGCCGTGGGCAAGACGTCCCTCGTCCAAAGGTACTCCCAGGACAGCTTCAGCAAACACTACAAGTCCACCGTGGGAG TGGACTTTGCTCTGAAGGTTGTCCAGTGGTCTGATTCAGAAATGGTGCGGCTCCAGCTATGGGATATTGCAG GCCAGGAGAGATTCACCTCCATGACTCGTCTGTACTATCGGGATGCCTCAGCCTGTGTCATTATGTTTGATGTCACCAATGCCACCACCTTCAGTAACAGCCAGAGGTGGAAGCAAGACTTGGACTCTAAGCTCACACTGCCCAGTGGGGAGCCTGTGCCCTGCCTGTTATTAGCCAACAAG AGTGATCTATCCCCATGGGCAGTGACTAGGGACCAGATTGACCGGTTCAGCAAAGAGAATGGTTTCATTGGCTGGACCGAGACATCAGTCAAGGAGAACAAAAACGTTAATGAAGCTATGAG AGTCCTTATTGAACAGATGGTGGCCAATACCAGGGAAGGCAGCATATCTGTGTCCTCGCAAGGTGACTACATCAATCTGCAAACAGCATCCACATCTGGCTGGTCCTGCTGTTAA
- the RAB29 gene encoding ras-related protein Rab-7L1 isoform X2 gives MGSRDYLFKVLVVGDAAVGKTSLVQRYSQDSFSKHYKSTVGGQERFTSMTRLYYRDASACVIMFDVTNATTFSNSQRWKQDLDSKLTLPSGEPVPCLLLANKSDLSPWAVTRDQIDRFSKENGFIGWTETSVKENKNVNEAMRVLIEQMVANTREGSISVSSQGDYINLQTASTSGWSCC, from the exons ATGGGCAGCCGAGACTACCTGTTCAAGGTGCTGGTGGTGGGAGACGCCGCCGTGGGCAAGACGTCCCTCGTCCAAAGGTACTCCCAGGACAGCTTCAGCAAACACTACAAGTCCACCGTGGGAG GCCAGGAGAGATTCACCTCCATGACTCGTCTGTACTATCGGGATGCCTCAGCCTGTGTCATTATGTTTGATGTCACCAATGCCACCACCTTCAGTAACAGCCAGAGGTGGAAGCAAGACTTGGACTCTAAGCTCACACTGCCCAGTGGGGAGCCTGTGCCCTGCCTGTTATTAGCCAACAAG AGTGATCTATCCCCATGGGCAGTGACTAGGGACCAGATTGACCGGTTCAGCAAAGAGAATGGTTTCATTGGCTGGACCGAGACATCAGTCAAGGAGAACAAAAACGTTAATGAAGCTATGAG AGTCCTTATTGAACAGATGGTGGCCAATACCAGGGAAGGCAGCATATCTGTGTCCTCGCAAGGTGACTACATCAATCTGCAAACAGCATCCACATCTGGCTGGTCCTGCTGTTAA